The Salmo salar chromosome ssa02, Ssal_v3.1, whole genome shotgun sequence genome segment agagcttgacaggatctgcggagaagaatgggagaaactccccaaattttacattttaaatgtaacctttatttaactaggcaagtccagttaagaacaaattcttatttacaatgacgacctaccccggccaaacccggacgacgctggtccaattgtgcaccacccaaaggaaatccaaatcacggccggatatgatacagcctggattctggGTTAAACTTGGAACATTGATATACTCAGAAGAATAGTATCTGAAGAGTGAAGGAGACTGGTTTTTACATCAGATGTTAATGGTTATCTGTCGGAGACAGATGGCTGTGGAATGTGTTGTGGGAGACGGGTGGAGATCATTGGATTAGACAtcaagggggttgaggtcaggtcagttTCCCTTAAGGGAGAAACAATGGTTTATTATCCTATCACTTCGTCTTCCTGTCAGACCATAATAGATGTttggattggagagaaggaggagtggccATATTggagtatatactgtatacttgtGATGTTGTAAACGTGCGTTGTctgaatgcagctgtattgaccctctGGGCAGAATAAAGTTGGTTGAACTTTCATAATAGTTCGTTGAGTTTTTcactctgagaattagaacctaacaattcgaaccagggactgcagtgatacctcttgcactgagatgctgtgccttggaccgctgcaccactcgggagcccaaatacaggtgtgccaatacaggtgtgccaagcttgtagcttgtagacttcaaggctgtaatcgctgccaaaggtgcttcaacaaagtactgagtaaaggttctgaatacttatgtaaatgtgataaagttttgtatttattataaatttgcaaaaaattctaaaaacctgtttttgctttgtcattatggggtattgtgtgtagattgagggggggaaaacaatttaatcaattttagaatatggctgtaacgtgacacaatttggaaaaagtcaaggggtctgaatactttccaaacgcAACCAACCAATCATTCAATGAACCATCCaaccaatcatccacccaaccaATCATCCATCCATCTCACCTGTGACCTCCACGTTAACAGTACAGGTGCTGTTTCCCAGGGGGTTTCTGGCGATGCAGGTGTACTCTCCAGAGTGAGACTTGGCCATGTTGGTGATGGTCACTACGGATCTCTCTTCTGTGGTGTTGGGGGCGGGGCGGATTGGGGGTGCAACCAATCGTAGGAGGGGGCAGGGTTACCCTTTGCACTACAGTTAAGTGATAAGGTGTCGCCCTCTGTGATGCTCATGGAGAAACATCCAGGACTCATAGTGATCTGAGGCTTGTCTGGGGGGTATGAGAAACAAGTTGattaatgagagagaaagagagatgaaacAAGTTGTTTAATGAGAGAATATGAAGTGAAAACAACATCAGTCAATGTCCTGAATCGTCTGGTATCCAACTAACAGTTGTACTAAATGTGTGGAGACAGAGAACCAGATGGACTCACAGAGCACGTTGATGTTGAGGCGGTCTGATTCCATTACAGGAGGAGGTTGGGGTCCCTCTGGTCCCAGATCCAACATGGCTGAACACCACAACTGGGCCCCGTCATCATCTCTACTAGGGGTGAAGTCCAGAGTATAGGTCCCATTTTCTGGTGTCTTGATGTTGTCCTTGGATTTCTGTTGTGTGTCTAATTCTGTCTGTTCACCAGTGGTATTGACTTTGTAGAAGGTCACCCTGAGTCTCTCAATAGGAGCGATGTTCTGGACAAGACATTGTAGCTGGTAGTGATGCTTCTCAACCATCGGATCAGGGTACTTCCTATAGCTGATGGAGACACTGTCTGGAAGCTCTGTGGAGGAATGGAAACACACAAAGTGATTTAACAGTGCAGAGCCATACTAAGAATACATTCAGAAACTCCAGAGAAGATAAGGGAGAGTCACTCACTATAAACTGTGATGTCCAGCTGTTTCTGACACTGGCCTGCTTCTGTGAAGCATGTTGGGTTGTTATTCCAGTCAGTCACACTGTTAAATCAAATGaaatatttaaagtgcatttaaaataAATCAATGAAAAATAGAAGCCAGAACTGTCTAAAATACCAGTAAAACCATGAATTAAAGGCTATTGAAGCCTTTTTTAAATGAGTTTTAAAAGTCTCAGCTGTGTCTGCCCCTCTTACCTGTCCACACTCCAGTTTAGGAACTTCACCTCCTTGTCTGTTAGACCCGTCCCTCCCTCGGTCGCTTCCCAGCCCAATTGCTTAGGCTGATCGGAGGTGCATTTGGCTGAAGCTGGGTCTCCATACTTCACCACCAGCCTGGCAGGACTGATCACCAGGCACTCGGCATCTGGAAGACCAAGGTCAAGTTAAAACTTTATTGTTCTGTTATTGTTGATTTTATTGTTCAAACCAAACAGGAAAATATTATTGTCTAATGTTTATCTATCTGTATGTTAATCAACTACATGTTACACTCCATAACCCAGaagttgccacacacacacacaccacacacacacaccatgctaccGTACATCTCCCGTACTAGCAGACCCCATGCTTCTAATGACCTCTAGTTATCACTATGGCAACACAGACAACATCTGGACCCTCCTCTTCCTGCCATTGTGCTCTGTgatgccaaacacacacacacacacttacatttgagtcatttagcagacgctcttatccagagcaacttacagtagtgaatgcatacccAAAtcaatggtatgaccatcttaaaacaattccatatgttagcttagtagaatgTAACTTACCAAGCACCTGTATCACAACATTGTACTAGACCAGAAGTCTAACTTACCAAGCACCTGTATCACAACATTGTACTAGACCAGAAGTCTAACTTACCAAGCACCTGTATCACAACATTGTACTAGACCAGAAGTCTAACTTACCAAGCACCTGTATCACAACATTGTACTAGACCAGAAGTCAAACTTACCGGTGAAGTCACAATACAGAGACAATAATGAAACAAGTATTACAATCTCCATTTCCCCGTAATAATCCCTGAGCGTCCCTCAGTGAAGGACACTGTATTCTGTTAGGGAGCTGAATCATTTTTATTGGAAACTCCCcaacaatcctctctctctctctctctctctctctctctctctctctctctcctgcttctctaagggcagtgaggggtgagccctcttcctctctctctctctctctctctctcctgcttctctaagggcagtgaggggtgatccctcctcctctctctctctctctcctgcttctctaagggcagtgaggggtgatccctcctcctcctcctctctctctctcctgcttctctaagggcagtgaggggggagccctcctcctctctctctctctctcctgcttctctaagggcagtgaggggtgatccctcctcctcctcctctctctctctctctctctctctctctctctcctgcttctctaagggcagtgaggggggagccctcctcctctctctctc includes the following:
- the LOC123738271 gene encoding vascular cell adhesion protein 1, giving the protein MEIVILVSLLSLYCDFTDAECLVISPARLVVKYGDPASAKCTSDQPKQLGWEATEGGTGLTDKEVKFLNWSVDSVTDWNNNPTCFTEAGQCQKQLDITVYKLPDSVSISYRKYPDPMVEKHHYQLQCLVQNIAPIERLRVTFYKVNTTGEQTELDTQQKSKDNIKTPENGTYTLDFTPSRDDDGAQLWCSAMLDLGPEGPQPPPVMESDRLNINVLYKPQITMSPGCFSMSITEGDTLSLNCSAKGNPAPSYDWLHPQSAPPPTPQKRDP